One Acidobacteriota bacterium genomic window, GGCCACCGGAGCCGTCATGAACGCCGCCCTCGACTACGAGCGGTTCGTTCCCGCGTACATCCGCCGCTTCCAGGCGTACATCCCCAGCAAGCCGGACGACGAGCTCCGCCGGATGTACGGCTTCGACCGTCTGTACCGGCTCAACAACAACGAGAATTTCCTGGGGCCGCCGCCGGCGGCCCTGCGGGTCCTCCGGGACCACCAGGACGGCCGGAAGATCGCCATCTACCCCAGCGGCGATTCCTTTTACCTCCGCCAGGCCCTGGCCGAACGCTTCGGCAAGGACCCGGACCAGTTCCTCGTGGGCAACGGGTCCTGCGAGGTGATCGCCACGGTCATCAAGGCCTTCTGCGAGGCGGGCGACAACATCGTCACCGCCGACCGGACCTTCGCCGTCTACGAGTGGGTGGCCGAGTTCTCGGGTTTCGAGGCGAGGCTGGTCCCGCTGCGCGACAACGCCTTCGACGACGAGGCGATGCTGGCCCGGGTGGACGGGCGCACCAAGATCATCTTCATCTGCAACCCCAACAACCCCACCGGGACGGGGTGGAACCGGGACCGCCTGGCCCGCTTCCTGGACCGGGCCCGGCACTGCGTCGTGGTGGTGGACGAGGCCTACTGCGAGTTCGTGGACGACCCGGACTTCCCGGACGGGATGAAGCTGATGGAGACGTACCCCAACCTGGTGATCTTCCGGACCTTCTCGAAAATGTTCGG contains:
- the hisC gene encoding histidinol-phosphate transaminase, yielding MNAALDYERFVPAYIRRFQAYIPSKPDDELRRMYGFDRLYRLNNNENFLGPPPAALRVLRDHQDGRKIAIYPSGDSFYLRQALAERFGKDPDQFLVGNGSCEVIATVIKAFCEAGDNIVTADRTFAVYEWVAEFSGFEARLVPLRDNAFDDEAMLARVDGRTKIIFICNPNNPTGTGWNRDRLARFLDRARHCVVVVDEAYCEFVDDPDFPDGMKLMETYPNLVIFRTFSKMFGLAGLRVGYLAAEPALMSFIRRPYVVYSVNTLAQAAAAEAVRHGEEHVRATRAMVREGKAALLPALERLGLPYVNGEGNFIMVKVPLSDTLFYRRMMPRGFMVRTMTSFRYPGWIRVTVAPAPVMAAFAAALEDASGAGKATCTSFR